The following DNA comes from Rosa rugosa chromosome 5, drRosRugo1.1, whole genome shotgun sequence.
ACAATTTTGATTCTCCCGAAAGGTGTTATAGCCAAAGCAGCCAATGAAGATCAGACATCTAGAATTTGATCATATGCTTGGTATGTTACAAGTAAAAACTCCAACCTGAACAATGCCTCCAGGACTTCCAGCCACTCCTTTTAAATGAACTGTGTGAATGGAATTAGCAATTAGAGCTTGAGGAGCCAGAGACCAACTTTCCTCTAATATATCCTGAGGAAAAGCATGAAAATCAGTTGCTCAGCTTTATTCAAAATATTCCAGATTAGGACAAATAACATGCCTTGCTGCTCAGTGATGATACAATAGGCATGGAATGCGGATGTGCGGTTATGTTTGAAATACATATAATAGAATTACTGTAATAAAGTCATGAAAACTGGAAGGTGTAGCACCACTCCACTAGTCTTTTGTCATTGCACAGTAATGTGGAATTTGGATCTAGTGTGCATGAGATTGATTAAAATCTAATCGTTAGAAATAAACACTTTCAGAATAGCCTAAGGAATTCAGGATAGTGTGTCAAATAAAATTAAGTGATGACCTGTCAGTATTTACCTCAAATTGAATAAGAGTATTGTGAAAGGCTAAGTCAGCATGAATCGAGAACTACACACCTCAATATCAGTACTTGAGTACAAGAAAAGATCCTCTGTTTTAATCTCCATACGATCAGCTTTGCTCCCAATTTGCTCACTACTCTGCTAGCAGACAGCAATGTGAATTAAACTACAAAtcatatccttttttttttctttctttgtttgtttgtatgTTTTTCTAAAGACATAGCATGGCATGGTGAAACCAGAGATGTTTCAGGCTTGTTGACCAATTCATATTACTTCAGCTCCACAACCAAAGTCTTTCAGGCTTTTAGCCACATTTTCAATCTAAATGGAttaccacttttttttttattgaaataaaattattattcaGTTACCTTATCTCAGATAAGCGTTAAACAGTAAATAACATAATAACATTAACAATATGTAAAAGAATCCTCTAAACAAAATCTATGATTCAGCTGATCAGCAAACATAGAAAACGCTATTGCATACAAGAATTAGATAGCTGGAGAGCCACTATACTGCATCAGTGAACCTTTAGAACAGAATGACTATATAAAAATACCAGGCTTAGGAAAACGCTAACCTCTTCACCGGAGACATTTAAAACACGGGATGCTTTACCCAGCTCATGTCTTTCAGCTATAAGTGCAGCAATCTGGCAATTTAATAGTATAATTTGACGtgggaaaaaagaaacaaaagagtaATAGTCAATATGGGGACTAATTAAGATTTTGAAAATCAAAGACATAACAGACATATAATTAGGTTCTGAATAAGCTGCAAAGGAAAAGCTCCATATGCTCAAATTGCAGTACCTGGAATACAAGTGTACTCTTGCCAGCACTAGGATCACCGCCAACTAAAACCAATGAACATTCAAAAAaccagaaggaaaaaaaaaaaaaaaacttacaacCACTTAAATCACTGGGAACAAAAGGAACATAAACTATATACCAAAAGCTTTTAAAAGAAGCAACTAAATACATAAGCCAAAACACAGGACACGAGGACTGAATGATTCATATACTCCATAAGCCAAGGCTAAATGTTCATCAAAGTTAAGAATAACTGAAAGACAAAAGTTAAACTTGCAACAGTTATTGGTGAACAAAAAGAGACATAATTTGATCACACCTGGTACAGTACCACCGCCAAGCACCGTCGCAACTTCATTTCCAAAGGTTCCATGCCTAATATCAACCACAAAAACATTTACAGAATTATCAAAATCATTTTCCCAACTCAAAAAGGAACAAACATTCTTTCAAAAACTAACAGAGTCTAATATTAAACTGTGACACAAAACTTACAATGGAATTCGCCAATCTTTCCAACTAATCCCCCAGTTCACATCATTCAACCGCACAGACTTAACCTTCCCACTTGGCAACCAAGACCTCACCTTCTCCAGTTCACATCAGTCAAAATATCATCCAATTTCCTAATACAACACAAAATAAGAgacattttactcaaaaaaaaaaaaaaatcactacaTATTAATCATTtactgaaacaaaaaaaaaatcataaactcGAGGTCTAAGCCATATTAGCATCCCTATAGTGTCAATTTCACATTAACGTATATGCAAAAGCAAGATCTGCTATGATTGTTTCCATTTACAGATCATGTTCAAGTGTTGGGCTCTCACTTTTTCACTCCAAGTCCAACAAGAACAGTAATCACGTTCAATCGACCTCAAGAGTTGAAAAGGTCGAGAACAAAAAAGAAGGAATGAAATTTTAAGTTCTAAGAGAGCAAAATTCatacaaaaaaattaaatgaatcAAGAAAGTAAAGTGAGAAAGCAAGAAAACCTAAATACCAAAtcgaagagaagagaagacccaCCTTTTCTTAGCAGAGGGTTGAGGAGTGGGTCGTCGTTCTTGAACTCGAGAAGGTTATCGAAGTCCATCATACCATGAAGAGAGGCGCAATGTAATAATCGCCTTGCAGGTACTGGAAGTACCTGGTGACCTTCTATCGATAATCAAAGATGATATCAGAGTCTCGATTGAGGGATTTGCCGACAAAAAGATTATCGACGACGTCGCCCCGAGATCCTACGGCGATGTTGTTGTTATCGGCCTCTTTGCCCAGCCTGTATAAGTCGACAATATAATTAGGCAACCAAACTGACCATTGCCCACAACCAAACCCTCTTGAAGTGAAAACTTTcggaaaagaaacaaacaagcacaacaaacacaagtgTCCTACCATGGAAgccaaatttttgttttcttcttccagTTCTGCATTCTTCCTATCCAAGTCTCTTATCTGAGAAACTAAAGTACTAACATCGCTCTGCACAATccatttaataaatttataagaATTTAGAACTGAAAGATCACAAATTGTTAATCAAATCATataaacttgaaaaaaaaaaaaaaggttcttttCTCCTACCTCAGAGAGTCGATTTGCGCTCTCCGATTTTCTCATTCCTCCATTATCTGTGCACAGAAAATTATGAGCGATAATAGAAGGCAAAATTCAATTCCAAAGTTAACAGAGAAGTTGAAGAAAATATAAATAACGAACCGATAGGTGGGATCTGGCTGAGATCGGGTCCCGAAGAAGTTTTGCTCAATCTTTCTGCAGCTCGCTTTTGACGAATTTCTTCCAACTACAAAATTGAACCAAATGCAAATAAGGAAGAGAGGATATTCCGAATCCATATATCAAAAGTTTAATAACAAATAGAGAATCAAAAAAGTTGACGGCGAAGAGGTCGGTACCGTTCGGCGGCCTAGAGATGCGTGCCGGGAATCCATGGCAGAGCGAAGGCTAGGCTAAGGATCCTCCTTACAGCCTCTGCACGGCGTTTCCGGCtttctgttttggttttgtttcaaTTCCAGACTACAGAGAGAGTTACAAGTTTTAACGGTCAGCAAGGCCCAAATGAATAACAGCAAAGTAGTCGACACTCCTCACCACTTTGCCTTCCCTTCGCCCCACGCGTCCAGGCCAGGTCGCACCTCCTCCAGCCACGCCTCGAAGCATTGCCTTTGCGAGAGAgatttcatcaatttcaatctgcAGTAAGAAAAATCATGAGAAAAATGTAAGAAACCAGACAAACCCTAAAATCAGAAGAACCCTAAATGCCCAAATTAAAAAAACCATTGTTTTTGGGAGAGCAGCCTTCTGGGGATTGGATCTGAACGGAGGGTTGAgccggaagaggaagaggcggaGTTTGGGGCATGTTGGTTTTTGATTGAAAGTGATTGCGGTGGCTGTTTGGGAGGTTGCGGGGTTTGGGGAAGGAAATGAGAGAGACGGAGAGGAAGACGGGGTTTTGCTGAAGGAGAGAGAGTTTTAGACAGAATTTGTGGGAATGAAAAAAACATGAAGGGTTTATGTTATGCCAAAAAAGacctaaaacaaaaaaagtcaaactcaccttattcagacaacacttatatgttgtctgaatatcacCCTACTGATTAGTTAACTATAAGGTTTGGGCGCCCCAGAGAGGGAAAAGACTCAACTTGTTGGAGGGAAATCTAAAATTTCTGCTAGGGTTTGGTCCCATCTTTTCAAACAACATataagtgttgtctgaatgctcaccatttatctaaatttgagataggaaatcaccaccttttacaactacacaaatctgttatctgaatgctcaccatttttccaaattaaaccagtatggttttagtgtatattcagacgacagaaaagaaaattatgtcgtctaaaaaactcagacgacataaaacaaaacttatgtcgtctgatgcgtgtcgtctgaaggcctttttggcatagtgcatCTTGATTCCATGACTCTATCTAACACTAACAAACTAACAAAGCATTGAACTTTTTCACATACTCCTAACAAGACTGTCAAATTAGTACACAACACCAAAACCTAGCAAGGACTGTACGTATCATATCATCTCAGCATTACTCAGACAATGAAATAATCTGCAGAAAACTTACCCACATAAAGTTGCAAGAGACTTGGAGACCCACTAGATTGTAATAATTAATGATGGAGATGGGAACCCAATATATTACCTCAATATTAACCTTATAAACAGATTAGGTGTATCAACCTTCAGAACTTCCCATAACTTGCTTGCTTGAACAACTGAGCATTGTAGGTGAATTTTGATCCCATGCaccaacaaacaaaaataacaatGATTCTGTTAGCCCCCAAAAAATTGCACATACAAAGCTTCCAGCAGTTGGATAGAAATACAAACAAGGCCAAGAAGCAAAACACTTGGAACATCACTTTGTGGTAACTTAACTAGCTACCTCTATATAATAGATCATACATGTTAATTCATTTCTTAAGTGGGCAATGACGTTATACCGAAACTATAGAGCTGTAAAATCAAATCAGGATAACAAGGTGAATGATCCATGTCCCTGCCTGAGATCTGACAAAATTTTTAACTAGAATGTGTATTCAAATTACTTTACAAAACCAATACATAATTGcaacaaagaaacaaattataaagcttaAGCTTTCAATGTATAGATTTGTCACCCCAAAGAATTGAACTTTGAAACAGGGATTGATCAATTGGAACAGAAATTACAtacccaaaaaacaaagaaatggGAGCGAGAAGGCAAAGGCCTTTTGTGTATTGGGTTCTTCTTCATTGTCTCTGCAAAACAAGAAGAATTTCAGTTGTTTTACCATCAGTTATTCAGAAATTAAACCCAGAAGTGAAAATTGAAACTCTAATTTAGAAATTAAATGCATACAAAACTCTTGGAGAAAATTTAAACCCATGAGAAGAGAGACCTTAAGTTTGCGGGAGCAGAAGACCGGATGAAGGTGGCGATGACAACGATGAAAGCATGAAATCAAGAAATTAGCTTTAGTTTGGGGATGGGTATTCATGCATAGTACCAGATCCGCACTACGAAGGCCCTAAAACGTAAAAACCCCTGACAATTCAAAACCAACGACAACTGAAAACGCaactaacaaaaacaaaagtagaAGAAAATGGCCAAATAAAACATGTGATCCTCACTCTTGCCAAACCCACCAAAACCACAAATCAGAGCACCGCAGCCCACCAAATTGCACTTAATCGTATCGTCGTCTCCAGAAGCAATGAACAGAACTGCAATTAGGTTTTCAATAACAATCAAAATCGCGAAACCCAATtggaaatttcagaaattggaTAATTAAAGCGTTGAAATTGGACCTTGATTTGCGCCTTTGACAGCTTTCTTGAACTCCAGTTACTCCTAGAGTCTTCTCTCTACTTTAATCATTGCCTGAGTGAGTCTGCAATTAGTTTGCCGATCTCTTCCTTTCTTCGTTTCTCTCCTTACTTCTACAAATTATATGCTGGGCCTTGTTGTATCAGAGCTTGAAGTAAGAAAAACCCGCTGAGATTGAGTGAGAGCGAGGTGGAGAGCTACGGTCGGTGAGGTTGAGAGGGTGAGGGGGATTAAGGGTGAGAGCGATGGTGATTGAGGGTGAGAGCGATGGTGAGTCGGAGGGAGGCCGAGAGAAATTTGGGAGGGAGAGTTAACCCAAATTTTTAGCTAAGGGAGGGAACCCGAGTTCCTGCTAGGttttgggtgttttttttttttttttgcggaaaggttttgggtgttttgagaggggaaaaaaataaatataaattaagggctaaatactggttactaccctgtggtttaggtccaaaatcaattcagtccctggacttctaatttcatcaaaaacacccttgtactttcaattttaatctaataggtccaattcgttaatattctgttgtGAGTTCCAGTTATAACTGGGTTATTTGtttaaaaactttttatttgatagatttctaatagtggaaCTCACTCCTAAACTGACTATGCATActacctcaacaccacatcataaaacataggccccATATGAGCCACGTCAGCAAGTTAACGGACTCAATTAACGGAAAACTACCAGATTGGacatattagatcaaaattgaaagtgtaggggtgtttttgatgaaattagaagttcaaggactaaattgattttagacccaaactacagggtagtaatcagtatttagcccataaaTTAAtgattgtttgttttttttttccgttattcagacgacagatatcctTGTTAGTGTCGTCTGAAATCTCTCAAATTTACGAAATGATCATGTGTTGGATGAGTAGAGATGAGACGACCGATTTAAAACATCTGTCGTCTGAGCAAAAACTAATGTGTCGTGTGATGAGTGTCGTGTGATTAACTTATTCTTGTAGTGGCATCTGATCaatttcttgccaaatctcCTTTAGTTTTGCAAAATACATGGCAACTGGTTTTCCATCTTATGTCATACGGGAGGCTTGAGTGCTCAACTCATAAACCTCGACAAAATCCGTTCCGTTAAAGTAGATCTCCTTAAGGGTTTCccagatttcttcttctgtATTACATCCCATAATCATCTGTGAAACATCTTCAGTCATGGATTTGTAAAGAATAGAGGTTATCGAGCCATTTGCAGTCTTCCATTTTGAATAATTGTTGGCTGCAATTGGTGGTTCAGTAATTGAACCATCAACATAGCCCACCTTATCAATTCCACAGAGGTGAgcctccatcatcttcttccaggTTCGGTAATTAGAGCCATTGAGCTTGACACCTCCATAACTTCCAGTTGAATCATCTTTAACGGAAACAGAAATTTGGTTGGAACCATGAGACATCTGACCATCTCCATATTGCTTGATCACGGTCGAAACGTCTTGATCTTTAGCCATGGTGAATATGCAGCGGAAGGAAAAACAATAAAGTACTTGAAAATATAAGAAGGCAACggtgatgaaaggatcaaaggacaaggaacaaatccaagcacaaagaacaagcgtcaaggatcaaagaacaatgagtcagagtccaagatcggatctctgctctgataccaagtcaaaatataacGAAAAACtagagacaattttggctgaataatTCTCTGCATCATTCACCTTccaagaaggaattatatacaaattacaattgtgcctaataagatTAGTACTTTTCCTAAGGCAAGTAATAAATCaaataatactacagatattaaaatatgattaaattcagtttacccccctgaggtttgggggtaatttcatgttagtcgctgtccttttaatttaatcagtttaccccccaagcttgtcaattctcctcaaccgtgtccattctatccaatttggacgttaagtctgacttttgagggctaaaatagtcatttcaaaacaaaaaaaaaactaaaaaaaaaaaggaattttttaatattttttttcttctattttttcttttttatatttttatatttttatattttcgttttttaattttttttcttctgtttttttattttttttattttgtcttcaacctatacacgacaagttataataggtttataagaacaaaaagatactctaggtggttgaaagccgctcgctgatctacgatatttgtgatatatctccgataaagtgaaaattttaggagatatccccaataaagtgaagaaatatctgtaaaaaacgattttacactttatctataaatatctataaaaaatgattttacacagatatttcttcacgattttacactttatctgtaaatatctgtaaataataattttacacagacatttcttcactttattggggatatatcctaaaattattctcttttatctgagatatatcataaatatcgtaAATCAGCGagagactttcaaccacctagagtatctttttgtttttataaacctattataacttgtggtgtataggttgaagacaaaatttatatatatataaaaaaaaagatggaaaaaaaatttaaaatgaaaaaaaaaaaaacagaaaaaaaaaaggtttatttttttttgtcttgaaatgaccattttagccctcaaaagtcagacttaaaggtccaaattggacggaatagtagaaattggacacggctgattgaaattggaaagcttggggggtaaactgattaaattgaaaggacatggactaacatgaaattacccccaaactttaggggggtaaactgaatttaatcctaaagaATAGTACAGATcacagaatattacagaatatctacataaataaggtaagtatgactcacgtCAACAAAAACTATATATAACAAAAGAGTACACTATGGATAGTAACGAAATAGAAGCTATAACCTTTGCTTTTATTTTGCCTTTTAGTGCAGtcatttttcttctcaaaatcacCTTAGATCTTATACTCGTTACAAATCATTCTGATATAAAATTTAACAAAATCATCTCTCCTCATCTCTTTCTTTTATGTATCACGAGAGACTTTTGTCATTGAAAGAGTTAAGGAGTAATAGAACTAAATTATAGACTCGACCTAATTACTTTAAGGTTTTTAACTTTTCTCATTTTTTAATTTCCCTGGACTTGCCCTTTATCAATTTTATAAAGTCCCCACTTTCCCCAGTGCCGACGTTCACTCCTGATCCCAGCCGGTAGCCGCACGAGCAGGATCAAAATTCGGTGATCTGACCCACCAAACATTTGGGCCTTCAGCCTTGTCACCTCACAGATCAACATTAGACCTTCCGGGCCCACCCAATTTAAATAGATAGACATAGACTAAACACTTGATGGGTTGGATCCAGCTCTTATCCCACACACCCGGGCCCACCTCTCCATATCCACCACTCACTCGTCTCCCCCCAAAAAACCAAACACACACTTCAGATCCGCTAACGTGCACCGCGCGCCCTTCCACTTCGATCAACACgtaaaaacaaagagaacacCCGGTGTGACGAAACTGCTCTCCCTCAAATTCACATATTCCCCACGCCACTCCCGTTCAAAACACGTAAAGTCAACTACACCCTCTGAAGGACCTTCCCGTCATTTCCCACCGTTCCTTTTCTTTATTGGCCCACATTCTCTCTTACACACACTGTACCTTGCTTCCTCAGAAAACCACTTCCCCCAAATCCTTCGTTCTCCGATTCGACTTTGCTCCGTTTAAATTACAGCAAGGATTTCAATTTGAGAGCTCAATTCGTTAGGGTTTGATTTTTGTGAAGTGAATGCTGTCTTTTTTGCGAGCTCTGAATCTCGAAGCTTCGATCTGATGGCGGCGGGGACAATGGCGACCGCCGCCGGAGCTGCTGTGATTCTGTACTACATGTTTGGCCGGAGAGCGTCGTCGAAGGACGGCGTTgaggacgacgacgacgacgacaatCGGAGCGGGGATTTCTCCAAGTCGAGATCGGCGAGGAGGAGGCTTTCTCGGCGACCGGCTCAGGCGCCGGCCACGTGGATCGAGTCAATGTCCACCTTGTCCGATACGCTGCGTTTCACTTACTCTGAGACTCTAGGGAAATGGCCGATCGGCGACTTGGCCTTCGGCATTAACTACCTCATGCGTAGGCAGGTAAAGCAATTGGCCTCAaattttggggttttttttGCTGTAAATTCTACATTTTTGATGCTATAAAAGGTTCGGAATTTGCGTAAGGGTTTATGAATTTACTGCTTCACCTCTGCAGGGGAATTTACAAGTGGCGAGTGTGTATGCTGGTAGTGATAGTGTGCAGCTCAAAGGCGCTAAGATTATTGAGGAACTAAATTATTACTTGAAGCTGTTGACGCTTTGTTATTTGTTTTCCAAGAAACCGTTTCCGGTGTTTTTAGAGTCCGGCGGTTTCTCTATGGAAGATGTCCTTCTTCAGAAGCCCAAGGCTGCGGTTCGTAAGCTCTTAACTTAGCTCTATGTAACTGCATTTGGTTATGTGCTTACATTGTCCTTCTGAGTAATCGGATTGATGTGCATGGATGTGATTGTTTATTTTACACATAtacatttgaagttcattttgCGATCAAACAAACTCTCTAATTACATTTCTTTGTAGTTAAGGTAAATAAAACACTTCTAGAGCCTGGTTTTTGACCAAATAACTTCTCATCTGGATAACATTTTAGATTGGTGTGAAGTTTCTTTCAATATCCTTTAGAATGAGGTATCAAGCCTGCGTCTTTCTTGAGAGTTAATCCATAGCGGCAGAAAGTAAGACAGCAGAAAATGTTAGTCCATATTCTGTAACATCATTCGTGCCAGACGAAAATGAATTGAGTCAAGGGGATAACTGGGAAAGAATAAAAGTATGGTGCAGAAGCACAAAGTTGCATATAAACTTCCTAATAATTCTATGATCCTTGTGATAAAGCACTTCcgttttttatttacttttgtaC
Coding sequences within:
- the LOC133711268 gene encoding uncharacterized protein LOC133711268, which gives rise to MDSRHASLGRRTLEEIRQKRAAERLSKTSSGPDLSQIPPIDNGGMRKSESANRLSESDVSTLVSQIRDLDRKNAELEEENKNLASMLETNRVEYQSDSPHWSGRRRTSSSYQSERNRSWVLGFLEEEEKTWFLRL